Within the Chitinophagales bacterium genome, the region TGTACGGCACTTTCACATTTGATTTTACGGCAATTTTTTTAAATACTTTATTAGGTAGCTCTATTTTAAATTCTGTTAGCAATTCATCAAAAAAATAACTTTTATACTGTTCACTTAGTTTTTTAAATGCTTCTTCGTCAAAATTACTAAACACTTTATGGTCTATTTCTATTACTAAATCGTCATTTTCTATATTAAAAATGAAAGGAATACTTATTTTTCCTGTTCGTGGCGATGTTGTCCAATGTTTAAATCTATTGCTGGTTTCTCTAACTAAATTGATATTCCAAAAAGCACTTTCTTCAGTAGTGTTTAACCACCAAAAACATTCATAAGGATGCATTTCGGGGTGGCAACTATGGTTGCAATCTAAACACATCACGCCATACATGCCCACCACAGGATGTTTTTGTTCAAAATTATAATGAATATCTGTAGGATTAATTCTATGAATAGGATAAGATAAAGTACTTAACATAGATCTAAATTCTTCAGGTGGCGTATTCTCGCAATGAAGGCGATATTTTGTTAAATCCGATTCATTTTTTGGAAAAACATACGGTTCATTTGCTGTATCTTTTCTCTTTTTATTGCGTTTATAGCTCAGTTGTTTTTGATACATACCATATACATAAACTTGATATTTTGGCAAAATTGGTATTAAATCATAATTAATGTCATACTCCGTAAAATGATGTTTGGCATCTACACCATGCAAATATTGATGATTGACCCACCCAACAAATTTTTGTCTTTTTGTTTCATAAGCTCTCCACTTAAAACCCAATAAATGAATAATGCCTCCACCAAAAACACGATGCCTTTCAAATTTTCTTTTAAAAACACTATCTATTAAATTCACATTTACTAAATCAGTTATTTCATGAAGTGATTTTTCACTTTTGGCATAAACATCTGTAGTGTAATTATACAGTTGCCACATTACATTATCTGTAGCATTATAACTATCTATAGTCATAGTATTTTGAGCAATAAGTAACTGCCCAAAACAAATAAAAAATAAGGTAAAGAATTTCATGTTAGGTTAATTTTTCCTTAAAGATAGCAAAGTATGTCGGTTTCATTTATTTTTTAAATCATATAATTTTAACTTTACCCTCATGAGAAAGGCATTTATTATATTTAGTATCGTTTCTTCACTTATTATTATAGGTGTTGGTATATTTTGGAAACCATTTTTTTGGGCTTTTATAATTTTTGGTCCATTAATTATTTGGGGAATTATAGATATGTTTCAAAAGAACAGAGCCATTGTTAGAAATTTCCCTATTTTAGGAAGATTTAGGTACATAATGGAAGAATTGCGACCTAAAATTTACCAATATTTTATTGAATCTGACACCAATGGTACGCCTGTAAATAGATTAAGTAGAAGTTTGGTTTACCAAAGAGCAAAAGAGGCTATAGATACTATTCCTTTTGGGACCCAATTAAATGTTTATGAGCAAGGTTACGAATGGATGAATCATTCCATTATGCCTATTCATGTTGATGAAATTGCAAAAGATTTAAGGGTAACTGTGGGAAATGAAAGTTGCAAACAGCCCTATTCTGCAAGTATATTAAATGTATCAGCCATGAGTTTTGGTTCGCTTAGTGCTAATGCTGTTTTAGCCTTAAATGGGGGAGCTAAAATTGATAATTTTGCTCACAACACCGGAGAAGGTGGCATAAGTCCCTACCATTTAGAACCCGGTGGCGATTTAATATGGCAAATAGGCACAGGTTATTTTGGTTGTAGAACAAAAGAAGGTAATTTTTCGGAAGAATTATTTAAAGAAAAAGCCAATTTACCCAATATCAAAATGATAGAAATAAAACTTTCGCAAGGTGCTAAACCCGGGCACGGAGGTATTCTTCCTGCAAAAAAAGTAACCGAAGAAATAGCCAAAATACGCCATGTAGAAGCCGGCAAAACTGTTTTTTCGCCACCTTACCATACCGCTTTCTCCAATTACAAAGGCTTAGTACATTTTATTCAAAAATTAAGAGATTTATCTAATGGAAAACCTATTGGTTTTAAATTGTGCATAGGAAGTAAATCTGAATTTCATGAGCTGTGTAAAGCCATGATTGCCGAAAATATTTACCCTGATTATATAAGCATAGACGGAGGCGAAGGAGGCACAGGAGCTGCTCCCATAGAATTTAGCAATAATGTAGGTATGCCATACAAAGACGGATTAGCTTTTGCTTACAACTGCTTAATAGGCTACGATATTAAAAAACACATCAAATTATTTTCGGCAGGAAAAATAACTTCTGCTTTTGATATATTTAAAACCATAGCTTTAGGTGCCGATGTTTGCTATAGTGCCCGTGCCATGATGCTTTCATTGGGCTGCATACAAGCTTTGGAGTGCAACCAAAATACCTGCCCTACAGGTGTAGCCACTCAAAATAAAGAACTTATGAATGGCTTAAACGTAGTAGATAAAAAAACAAGAGTAGCTCAGTATCATCACAATACTGTGGAAGCCCTTAGAGAACTTTTAGCCGCTGCGGGATTA harbors:
- a CDS encoding FMN-binding glutamate synthase family protein, whose protein sequence is MRKAFIIFSIVSSLIIIGVGIFWKPFFWAFIIFGPLIIWGIIDMFQKNRAIVRNFPILGRFRYIMEELRPKIYQYFIESDTNGTPVNRLSRSLVYQRAKEAIDTIPFGTQLNVYEQGYEWMNHSIMPIHVDEIAKDLRVTVGNESCKQPYSASILNVSAMSFGSLSANAVLALNGGAKIDNFAHNTGEGGISPYHLEPGGDLIWQIGTGYFGCRTKEGNFSEELFKEKANLPNIKMIEIKLSQGAKPGHGGILPAKKVTEEIAKIRHVEAGKTVFSPPYHTAFSNYKGLVHFIQKLRDLSNGKPIGFKLCIGSKSEFHELCKAMIAENIYPDYISIDGGEGGTGAAPIEFSNNVGMPYKDGLAFAYNCLIGYDIKKHIKLFSAGKITSAFDIFKTIALGADVCYSARAMMLSLGCIQALECNQNTCPTGVATQNKELMNGLNVVDKKTRVAQYHHNTVEALRELLAAAGLKSTSEITRKHVYMRLSETVNKRYEDLYGRVKVGEYLYGVDAEDYGN